ATACTATTCAGTGAACTACACTGCTAAAGATTCATTATCAACAGTGATGATTGACAACAGGGCAACTGGGTTCACCAGGTTGCCGCAAGGCAGTAAGTTAGTTCCCCTCCAAAGCTATTCGTATAAATCCACACTAGTTAGAACTCTAACTGCTTCTCCCAGGCAAGGAGTTAAAGGGCCATAAATTCAAGTCCTTGTAAGGTCATACGGATCAAAAGGCTATGTGACTAGATGCTAGTAAATGATTTACAAGGAAGGTAAAGGGGCAAAACTTTCCATTTTCTAAAGGAAAATCAAAGAAGCGCAAGTCGTTTGGTTCTCTTTGAGGGGAACCATCCTACTAGACTAGAAAACGGAATACAGAAACTATGGATCTCTGTGGACACATAAATAAAGTTGTATAAGGGAGTAAAAGCAATGCTCTTTAGAATCAACTAAAGCATACATTCCAAGATTGAGGAACTAAAGTTTCTTCTTTACTAGGATTGCACAATAGTTTCAAGGTTGgggttttcttttcctgaTCCCCAACAGAATATATGCAGACAATTTGATGACATTTGGGCATTACCTGTTGACTGCCCTTTATGATTCCCTCCATGGAGTTAATAAGTTTCATGCGACCATCAGTGCTAGTGATTGCATCTTGAAACTATACAAAGTTTACAAGCAAAATAAGTTGGTAATAATGACAGTATAATAATAGCagaaacaattgaaaaacatcctgcataaaatcaaattatcgcagagaaatgaagaagaagaaaaatggtaGCATCCCATAAGAGGATATTGATGGCAAAATTTACAGCAGACTACCTGTGAACTTATTGAATTCAATAAAGATGTTTCCTTTAGCATCAATTCTTTGATCTCCAAAAGTGCATTATATGTGGCATAGAATTTACGAGTTTGTTGAAGTTTTCCCTGAATTTGAGCATTCAGTTCTGAAAACCGGCGTTCATACCTGCAGAGCCAAGGTTGAGACAGAcagtgttttttctttttctatcaTAAACGcagaaaaaataatcaaagaccatacataaaaaatgCCCCAAACTTTAAATTTCATACTTTAAGTTGCATTTGAAGTCTACCCAACTCATCTAAATCCTTCAAACTGGTTTTGTTAGCAACCATCTAGAATCTAAGTCCTAAACAAGCCCACAATTTataaacagagaaaaaaaggaagacaTACTGGATGAGTTCTGATTGAGATGGAACATCATCAATCTGGCGCTGCACTGCCAGCACTGCCCTTGATCTAGCTGCAAGTTCCTACACATATTACTGTTTtcatcaccaaataaaaaattaaaaaattctagCAACACCATGTTGCAGAAAATAATCATAATGTTGTGAGCAACAGCAAATTACCCCTTTAGCTGAATCAATTTTCTCCACTGATTCACTCAACAGACGATCCAATTCATCAGAGACAGTCTGGCCATCATACCCATTTGTTATTTGGTCCTCCAATCTACGAACCTCAGCATCCAATTCAGAATTACTAGAAGACTGGATTTCAAGCTCTTGCCTTTCCAGCTCCTGTAAAAACAGAATCAAATTTCAATCAATACCCATCACCAAAAAACGAAGACGCTTCGAGTATAAACAGAATCACAAGGAAACTAGCGAACCTTCAATGCCTGCCTCAGCGATATCAACTTGTGCACCGCAGCTTTATCTCCTTCCTTATCGATTTTCTCTCTTAAACTCTGCAATTCATTGGTAACATTCGCTTTCCTCTCAAtctgaaataaaaaatgaaaaccaacATTATTAATAAAACCAACAACTTTTTATTTGCATAGAAAATCAAAAGACTCCATTTTTGCTACAAATGGTCAATATTTTACTGACCAATTCATTCAGATTGTCTTCTGACATCGTTGACTTACGAATTGTTAAGTTTCACTGTAAAAACACAACAGTTTATAGAACAATGGCGTTTTGTAATTGGTCGGGCTTCGTTGCGAACAATGTCGGATTGGGGGTGAGTGAGCGAGGGGACTTGACAGTTGAGGACGGCGATGCACCAGGCCGCTTAACgaacttttttgtttgttttttttctgttttctttttccatctAAACGACGAGGCATTTTGTGGGCTCAAGAAATTGGGCTTCTGGTGTTCTTGAGTGCATTAGATTTGGGCTTTGAGCTTAAGAGATTGTCAAGTATTGGATGAAGATTGCAGGGTAAAATCGGCCTGCAAAATTTCTTTTCACattgggttttttatttattta
The window above is part of the Prunus dulcis chromosome 1, ALMONDv2, whole genome shotgun sequence genome. Proteins encoded here:
- the LOC117615867 gene encoding coiled-coil domain-containing protein 93: MSEDNLNELIERKANVTNELQSLREKIDKEGDKAAVHKLISLRQALKELERQELEIQSSSNSELDAEVRRLEDQITNGYDGQTVSDELDRLLSESVEKIDSAKGELAARSRAVLAVQRQIDDVPSQSELIQYERRFSELNAQIQGKLQQTRKFYATYNALLEIKELMLKETSLLNSISSQFQDAITSTDGRMKLINSMEGIIKGSQQKLLKVQLGLKEEQKVCDALKAKHVAATAEQRHCYSLLKAFQEECTKNEVLRRSAA